One region of Bacteroidia bacterium genomic DNA includes:
- the paaB gene encoding 1,2-phenylacetyl-CoA epoxidase subunit B: MDTQGPLWEVFVQKKSGQPFVHCGSIHAFDKEMALQNARDTYTRRGEGNALWVVPAGAIVASSPEDIGSFFEPGNDKIYRHPTFYQVPDGVKHM; the protein is encoded by the coding sequence ATGGATACACAAGGACCCCTTTGGGAAGTGTTTGTACAGAAAAAAAGCGGTCAGCCTTTCGTTCATTGCGGAAGTATTCACGCCTTTGATAAGGAAATGGCCCTGCAGAATGCGCGCGATACGTACACCCGGCGTGGTGAGGGAAATGCATTATGGGTGGTTCCTGCCGGAGCCATTGTGGCCAGTTCGCCGGAGGATATCGGTTCCTTCTTTGAACCGGGTAACGACAAGATCTACCGCCATCCTACTTTTTATCAGGTACCGGATGGTGTAAAACACATGTGA